Proteins encoded in a region of the Methylobacterium radiotolerans JCM 2831 genome:
- a CDS encoding DUF3100 domain-containing protein — protein MTMAGELYAAEARPVAPAVSGGGKLTLFLLALVIVVIAEAIGNVSIPVGSGKIVLLPLLWALLLGGALGLMSPRLPAPLRLSGALQNAAGAYLQPALLIFIAKLGLLVGGSLPKILASGWALAFQEFGHFFGTMVFGLPVALLLGIKREAIGATFSVGREPSLAIIGERYGMDSPEGRGVLAEYLTGTVFGAVFIALLAGLVTSLGIFNPLALAMGAGVGSGSMMAAASGAIAAQQTPEIAKDVATFAAASNLVTTTIGTYFTLFLSLPFTIWAYGKLEPILGRNRPDAARPAAADPQGAAQAAAPAHQEVRIGLGETVLAWILIGAYGLIGNWLTYGVVPDAQVVAGMAIIIGTVLAGWGLYLLLGRRLPAVLWVSIIGMALTYPGTPYAAEITALTGKLNFLALATPILTFAGLSVAKDVPAFRRLGWRIVVVSFMANAGTFLGAVLIAQFFMHAPLG, from the coding sequence ATGACGATGGCGGGCGAACTCTATGCGGCGGAGGCGAGACCGGTCGCGCCCGCCGTCTCGGGCGGCGGGAAGCTGACGCTGTTCCTGCTCGCCCTGGTCATCGTCGTCATCGCGGAGGCGATCGGCAACGTCAGCATCCCGGTGGGGTCGGGCAAGATCGTGCTGCTCCCGCTGCTCTGGGCCCTGCTGCTGGGCGGCGCGCTGGGGCTGATGAGCCCGCGCCTGCCCGCGCCGCTGCGGCTGTCGGGCGCCCTGCAGAACGCGGCCGGCGCCTACCTGCAGCCGGCGCTCCTGATCTTCATCGCCAAGCTCGGCCTGCTCGTCGGCGGGTCGCTGCCGAAGATCCTGGCCTCGGGCTGGGCCCTGGCCTTCCAGGAGTTCGGCCACTTCTTCGGCACGATGGTGTTCGGCCTGCCGGTCGCGCTCCTGCTCGGCATCAAGCGCGAGGCGATCGGCGCGACCTTCTCGGTCGGCCGCGAGCCGAGCCTCGCCATCATCGGCGAGCGCTACGGCATGGATTCGCCGGAGGGGCGCGGCGTGCTGGCCGAGTACCTGACCGGCACGGTGTTCGGCGCGGTGTTCATCGCCCTGCTGGCCGGGCTGGTCACCAGCCTCGGGATCTTCAACCCGCTGGCGCTGGCGATGGGCGCCGGCGTCGGCTCCGGCAGCATGATGGCCGCGGCCTCGGGGGCGATCGCGGCCCAGCAGACGCCCGAGATCGCCAAGGACGTCGCCACCTTCGCGGCGGCCAGCAACCTCGTCACCACCACGATCGGCACGTACTTCACGCTGTTCCTGTCGCTGCCCTTCACGATCTGGGCCTACGGCAAGCTGGAGCCGATCCTCGGCCGCAACCGGCCGGACGCCGCCCGCCCGGCGGCCGCCGACCCGCAGGGCGCCGCGCAGGCGGCCGCGCCGGCCCATCAGGAGGTGCGGATCGGCCTCGGCGAGACCGTGCTCGCCTGGATCCTGATCGGCGCCTACGGGCTCATCGGCAACTGGCTCACCTACGGCGTCGTCCCCGACGCGCAGGTCGTGGCCGGGATGGCGATCATCATCGGCACCGTGCTCGCCGGCTGGGGCCTCTACCTGCTCCTCGGCCGGCGCCTGCCCGCCGTCCTCTGGGTCTCGATCATCGGCATGGCGCTGACCTATCCCGGCACGCCCTACGCCGCCGAGATCACCGCCCTGACCGGCAAGCTCAACTTCCTGGCGCTGGCCACGCCGATCCTGACCTTCGCGGGGCTCTCGGTCGCCAAGGACGTGCCCGCCTTCCGCCGCCTCGGCTGGCGGATCGTCGTGGTCTCGTTCATGGCCAATGCCGGGACCTTCCTCGGCGCGGTCCTGATCGCCCAGTTCTTCATGCACGCCCCGCTGGGGTGA
- a CDS encoding M20 aminoacylase family protein, with protein MGIEAETVERMVAWRRDLHAHPELAFQEVRTAELVARELAACGLSVKTGLGRTGVVGTLSRGDGPTVGLRADMDALPIQEATGASYASRTPGVMHACGHDGHVAMLLGAARHLASRTDLSGTVHFIFQPAEECEGGGRAMVEDGLFRLFPCDSVYGLHNWPGLPLGTFATRVGAIMASLDTFEITVAGFGTHAAMPERGTDTLVVASEIVLALQTIVSRRIAPTDPVVLSVTQIHGGDAYNVIPDRAVIRGTVRCLDEAVRKRVAELVAAIAGGTAGTHGARAEVDYRFGYPATVNTADAVGTALEAAGTVPDITARRGEVGPSMASEDFAYMLLACPGAYAWIGTDGAQRSLPLHNPGYDFNDEALPVGAAYWAALASHSLRP; from the coding sequence ATGGGCATCGAGGCGGAGACCGTGGAGCGGATGGTCGCGTGGCGGCGCGACCTGCACGCCCACCCCGAGCTGGCCTTCCAGGAGGTCCGCACGGCGGAGCTCGTCGCCCGGGAACTGGCCGCCTGCGGCCTCTCGGTGAAGACCGGGCTCGGCCGCACCGGCGTGGTCGGGACCCTGAGCCGGGGCGACGGGCCGACCGTCGGCCTGCGGGCCGACATGGACGCCCTGCCCATCCAGGAGGCGACGGGCGCGAGTTACGCCTCCCGGACGCCCGGCGTGATGCATGCCTGCGGGCACGACGGCCACGTGGCGATGCTGCTCGGCGCGGCGCGGCACCTCGCGTCGCGCACCGACCTCTCCGGCACGGTGCACTTCATCTTCCAGCCGGCGGAGGAGTGCGAGGGCGGCGGGCGCGCCATGGTCGAGGACGGCCTGTTCCGGCTGTTCCCGTGCGATTCCGTCTACGGCCTGCACAACTGGCCGGGCCTGCCGCTGGGGACCTTCGCGACCCGGGTCGGCGCCATCATGGCCTCCCTCGACACGTTCGAGATCACGGTCGCCGGGTTCGGGACCCACGCGGCCATGCCGGAGCGCGGCACCGACACGCTGGTGGTCGCTTCCGAGATCGTCCTCGCCCTGCAGACCATCGTGAGCCGCCGGATCGCCCCGACGGACCCGGTCGTGCTCAGCGTCACGCAGATCCACGGCGGCGACGCCTACAACGTCATCCCCGACCGCGCGGTCATCCGCGGCACGGTCCGGTGCCTGGACGAGGCCGTGCGCAAGCGCGTCGCGGAGCTCGTCGCGGCCATCGCGGGCGGGACGGCCGGCACGCACGGCGCCCGCGCCGAGGTGGACTACCGGTTCGGGTACCCCGCCACCGTCAACACCGCCGACGCCGTCGGCACCGCCCTGGAGGCGGCCGGGACCGTCCCGGACATCACCGCGCGCCGCGGCGAGGTCGGACCCTCCATGGCGTCGGAGGATTTCGCCTACATGCTCCTGGCCTGTCCCGGCGCCTATGCCTGGATCGGGACCGACGGGGCGCAGCGGAGCCTGCCGCTCCACAATCCGGGCTACGACTTCAACGACGAGGCGCTGCCGGTCGGCGCCGCGTACTGG